The proteins below are encoded in one region of Micromonospora yangpuensis:
- a CDS encoding PDGLE domain-containing protein, translating into MNRRLWAFVGGGLLVALLLAGVVSNLASAHPDGLDSSLREGCTFDADDTVTGGSCPAQQEKEHEVGGPLADYGIAGIDNDLLSTGLSGVLGVLLTFAVGGGAFWLLRHRDPAGPDASRRDPAGPDASRRDPAVPDASRRDPVGPDGS; encoded by the coding sequence GTGAACCGCCGCCTCTGGGCCTTCGTCGGCGGCGGCCTGCTGGTCGCGCTCCTGCTGGCCGGCGTGGTGAGCAACCTCGCCTCGGCACACCCGGACGGGCTGGACTCGTCGCTGCGCGAGGGCTGCACCTTCGACGCCGACGACACCGTCACCGGCGGCAGCTGCCCGGCCCAGCAGGAGAAGGAACACGAGGTCGGCGGGCCACTTGCCGACTACGGCATCGCCGGGATCGACAACGACCTGCTCTCCACCGGCCTGTCCGGGGTGCTCGGGGTGCTGCTCACCTTCGCCGTCGGCGGCGGCGCGTTCTGGCTGCTGCGCCACCGCGATCCGGCGGGACCGGATGCCAGCCGCCGCGATCCGGCGGGACCGGATGCCAGCCGCCGCGATCCGGCGGTACCGGATGCCAGCCGCCGCGATCCGGTCGGACCGGACGGGAGCTGA
- the cbiQ gene encoding cobalt ECF transporter T component CbiQ, whose amino-acid sequence MGAGHAHVLYRDVDSPVHRLPPEVKIAAMLVCTLAVVATPREAFWAFGGYALLVAVVAALARTGPGWLLSRAVIEVPFVLFAFALPFLGAGERTHVLGVGLSTEGLYGGWNILAKGTLGVLLSLLLAATTTTRDLIVGLDRLRCPQILTQIATFMLRYLDVLVGEARRMRVARLSRGDDPRFLWQLRGLAAGIGTLFLRAFERGERVYLAMLSRGYTGRMPAVWGAGGATAGQWLVGATVPAVATTLATVAVVLT is encoded by the coding sequence GTGGGGGCCGGGCACGCGCACGTGTTGTACCGCGACGTCGACTCGCCCGTGCACCGGCTCCCGCCCGAGGTCAAGATCGCCGCGATGCTGGTCTGCACGCTCGCCGTGGTGGCCACCCCCCGGGAGGCGTTCTGGGCCTTCGGCGGGTACGCCCTGCTGGTCGCGGTGGTGGCGGCGCTGGCCCGGACCGGTCCCGGCTGGCTGCTCAGCCGGGCGGTGATCGAGGTGCCGTTCGTGCTGTTCGCCTTCGCGTTGCCGTTCCTCGGCGCCGGCGAACGGACCCACGTGCTGGGGGTGGGCCTGTCCACCGAGGGCCTGTACGGCGGGTGGAACATCCTCGCCAAGGGCACCCTCGGCGTACTGCTGTCGTTGCTGTTGGCGGCGACCACGACGACCCGGGACCTGATCGTCGGCCTGGACCGGCTGCGCTGCCCGCAGATCCTCACCCAGATCGCCACCTTCATGCTGCGCTACCTGGACGTGCTGGTCGGCGAGGCCCGGCGGATGCGGGTGGCCCGGCTGTCCCGGGGCGACGACCCACGGTTCCTCTGGCAGCTGCGCGGCCTCGCCGCCGGGATCGGCACGTTGTTCCTGCGCGCCTTCGAACGCGGCGAGCGGGTCTACCTGGCGATGCTCTCGCGCGGCTACACCGGCCGGATGCCGGCGGTGTGGGGTGCGGGCGGCGCGACCGCCGGGCAGTGGCTGGTCGGGGCCACCGTCCCGGCCGTGGCGACCACCCTGGCCACCGTCGCCGTCGTGCTCACCTGA
- a CDS encoding sugar transferase: MSRNGPPADAGSRGPVPVPRAGLDTTAVLPYVGSRASRRTRGLRAWMVTVTGDLAALLAPLLLTTRFWTATLLMAALTMAVLAVGGFYRHRRHVSILDELPGLVGRLSACGALVAALVAARPAPAGHPTAFLPALALAAGLLVVVRAGTRSLIVQARRRRWVEHNALVIGGGPVGSELARLLRRYPQYGLRFVGCVDAPPTAGATTAAAGTTTAGGVTTAAGTTTAATTAAAGAGRTAVIGSLEELEQLIGAVECEVLIIADPACPEPVLMELLRRPASAGCDLWAVPRLWGSRTHDGNPDHIGAIPIVKIRGTTFTGPKWAVKRASDVVLALVALVVLSPVLLFCAVATLLEDRSGVFFRQERVGRHGRLFRVVKFRTMRPVDEHESRTNWSIAHDRRIGPVGRFLRRTSLDELPQLWNILRGEMSVVGPRPERPYFVAKFSAEYPQYAMRHRVPVGLTGLAQVSGLRGDTPISDRARFDNYYIENWSLWLDAKVVLRTVAQVFRGGRH, encoded by the coding sequence ATGAGTCGGAACGGTCCACCGGCCGACGCCGGGTCCCGTGGCCCGGTGCCCGTGCCGCGCGCCGGGCTGGACACCACTGCCGTTCTGCCGTACGTCGGATCGCGGGCGTCCCGGCGTACCCGCGGGTTGCGGGCCTGGATGGTCACGGTGACCGGGGATCTCGCCGCGTTGCTCGCGCCGCTGCTGCTGACCACCCGGTTCTGGACCGCCACGCTGCTGATGGCCGCGCTGACGATGGCCGTCCTCGCCGTCGGCGGGTTCTACCGGCACCGACGGCACGTGAGCATCCTGGACGAGCTGCCCGGTCTGGTGGGGCGGCTGTCGGCCTGCGGCGCGCTGGTGGCCGCCCTGGTCGCGGCGCGGCCCGCGCCGGCCGGCCACCCCACCGCCTTCCTGCCCGCGCTGGCGCTCGCCGCCGGTCTGCTCGTGGTCGTGCGGGCCGGCACCCGCAGCCTCATCGTGCAGGCCCGGCGGAGGCGCTGGGTCGAGCACAACGCCCTGGTCATCGGCGGGGGTCCGGTCGGCAGCGAGCTGGCCCGGCTGTTGCGCCGCTACCCCCAGTACGGCCTGCGCTTCGTCGGCTGCGTGGACGCACCCCCGACCGCCGGCGCAACGACCGCAGCCGCCGGGACGACCACGGCCGGCGGCGTGACCACAGCCGCCGGGACGACCACAGCCGCAACGACCGCAGCCGCCGGGGCGGGGCGGACGGCGGTGATCGGTAGCCTGGAGGAGCTGGAGCAGCTGATCGGCGCGGTCGAGTGCGAGGTGCTGATCATCGCCGACCCGGCCTGCCCGGAGCCGGTGCTGATGGAGCTGCTGCGCCGCCCGGCCAGCGCCGGCTGCGACCTGTGGGCGGTGCCCCGGCTCTGGGGGTCACGGACCCACGACGGCAACCCGGACCACATCGGCGCGATCCCGATCGTCAAGATCAGGGGTACCACCTTCACCGGGCCCAAGTGGGCGGTCAAGCGGGCCTCGGACGTGGTGCTCGCCCTGGTGGCGCTGGTGGTGCTGAGCCCGGTGCTGCTGTTCTGCGCGGTGGCCACCCTGCTGGAGGACCGGAGCGGGGTCTTCTTCCGGCAGGAGCGGGTGGGCCGGCACGGTCGGCTGTTCCGGGTGGTCAAGTTCCGCACCATGCGACCGGTCGACGAACACGAGTCGCGGACCAACTGGTCGATCGCACACGACCGGCGGATCGGCCCGGTCGGCCGGTTCCTGCGCCGGACCTCCCTGGACGAGTTGCCTCAGCTCTGGAACATCCTGCGGGGCGAGATGAGCGTGGTCGGGCCGCGGCCCGAGCGGCCGTACTTCGTGGCGAAGTTCTCCGCCGAGTACCCGCAGTACGCGATGCGGCACCGGGTCCCGGTCGGGCTCACCGGGCTGGCCCAGGTCAGCGGCCTGCGCGGGGACACCCCGATCTCCGACCGGGCCCGCTTCGACAACTACTACATCGAGAACTGGTCACTGTGGCTGGACGCGAAGGTGGTTCTGCGTACGGTGGCACAGGTGTTCCGTGGTGGCCGACACTGA
- a CDS encoding energy-coupling factor ABC transporter permease, whose product METLAMHISNGIINGPVAAAFAVLALAALTLCVLRGRRDLDDRLAPMAGLVAAFIFAVQMINFPILTAGVSGHLMGGALAAMLVGPWVGALCVAVVLVVQALVFGDGGVAMLGLNITNIALIGTAAAYLLIAPLLRLLPRNPTGLGITAFVSALVSVVVAALGFVGQYWLGGTTDLGGNLTGLAGTMVGVHLLIGIGEGLITATTVVTVAKVRPDLVYALRRLRPHATAAPSVTGGVR is encoded by the coding sequence GTGGAGACACTCGCGATGCACATTTCCAACGGCATCATCAACGGCCCCGTGGCGGCGGCCTTCGCCGTGCTGGCCCTGGCCGCGTTGACCCTCTGCGTGCTGCGCGGGCGGCGGGACCTGGACGACCGGCTCGCCCCGATGGCCGGGCTGGTGGCGGCCTTCATCTTCGCCGTACAAATGATCAATTTTCCGATCCTCACCGCCGGGGTCAGTGGTCACCTGATGGGCGGGGCGCTCGCCGCCATGCTGGTCGGGCCCTGGGTGGGTGCCCTCTGCGTGGCGGTGGTGCTCGTCGTCCAGGCCCTCGTCTTCGGCGACGGCGGGGTGGCCATGCTCGGGCTCAACATCACCAACATCGCGCTGATCGGCACCGCGGCGGCGTACCTGCTGATCGCGCCACTGCTGCGGCTGCTGCCGCGCAACCCGACCGGCCTGGGCATCACCGCCTTCGTCTCCGCCCTGGTCAGCGTGGTCGTCGCGGCCCTGGGCTTCGTCGGGCAGTACTGGCTGGGCGGCACCACCGACCTCGGCGGCAACCTCACCGGCCTGGCCGGCACGATGGTCGGGGTGCACCTGCTGATCGGCATCGGCGAGGGCCTGATCACCGCGACCACGGTGGTCACCGTCGCGAAGGTCCGACCCGACCTGGTGTACGCGCTGCGCCGGCTGCGGCCGCACGCGACCGCCGCCCCGAGCGTCACCGGAGGCGTACGGTGA
- the bcp gene encoding thioredoxin-dependent thiol peroxidase — protein MTAPDRLSPGDPAPEFSLPTDTGETLTLSDLRGRRVVLYAYPAAMTPGCTKQACDFRDSLASLRAAGYEVVGISPDKPAKLAQFRERDAITFPLVGDADKAVLTAYGAYGEKQSYGRTVTGVIRSTFVIDPDGKIEHAFYNVKATGHVAKLRRDLGLD, from the coding sequence ATGACCGCGCCCGACCGCCTCTCCCCCGGTGACCCCGCACCCGAGTTCAGCCTCCCCACCGACACCGGTGAGACGCTGACCCTGAGCGACCTGCGGGGCCGCCGGGTGGTGCTGTACGCCTACCCGGCCGCGATGACCCCCGGCTGCACCAAGCAGGCCTGCGACTTCCGCGACTCACTCGCCTCGCTGCGGGCCGCCGGCTACGAGGTGGTCGGCATCTCCCCCGACAAGCCCGCCAAGCTGGCCCAGTTCCGCGAGCGGGACGCGATCACGTTCCCGCTGGTCGGCGACGCCGACAAGGCGGTGCTGACCGCGTACGGCGCGTACGGCGAGAAGCAGTCCTACGGGCGTACGGTCACCGGCGTGATCCGCTCCACCTTCGTCATCGACCCGGACGGGAAGATCGAGCACGCCTTCTACAACGTCAAGGCCACCGGCCATGTGGCCAAGCTCCGCCGAGACCTCGGCCTGGACTGA
- a CDS encoding GNAT family N-acetyltransferase, translating into MTLRFTLDPDLTPQLRDQLVTLWVEVSNAGGAVGFVPPVTAAEVRTLADPALAAVAEGPDRLLIGYDADGRPVAALIFSDNRFHLKTHWCVLKRVMVHPDAQGRGYGLALMREAERLARQLGWSALHVTVRDGQGLDAFYRRLGYREVGRLPGALRLAPGDDRDELLMWLPLQ; encoded by the coding sequence GTGACCCTACGCTTCACCCTCGACCCGGACCTCACCCCGCAACTGCGCGACCAGCTCGTCACCCTGTGGGTGGAGGTGAGCAACGCCGGCGGCGCGGTGGGCTTCGTCCCCCCGGTCACCGCCGCCGAGGTCCGCACCCTGGCCGACCCGGCCCTCGCGGCCGTCGCCGAGGGCCCCGACCGGCTGCTGATCGGCTACGACGCCGACGGGCGACCGGTCGCCGCGCTGATCTTCAGCGACAACCGGTTCCACCTGAAGACCCACTGGTGCGTGCTCAAGCGGGTCATGGTCCACCCGGACGCCCAGGGCCGGGGGTACGGCCTCGCGCTGATGCGCGAGGCCGAACGACTCGCCCGGCAGCTGGGCTGGTCGGCGTTGCACGTGACGGTCCGCGACGGCCAGGGCCTGGACGCGTTCTACCGTCGCCTCGGCTACCGCGAGGTGGGCCGCCTACCCGGCGCGCTACGCCTCGCCCCCGGCGACGACCGCGACGAACTCCTCATGTGGCTCCCCCTGCAGTAA
- a CDS encoding expansin EXLX1 family cellulose-binding protein: MTDPSAHTQPDQPTGPGRRRARRPGPGRWLLAVPVVGVATVLGLTLLLRAGTTPACAAVVPARAGAVALAPGAAPAAVALAPGLAAPPVGGAVRQGKATFYDVKGGGGNCSFVAPPTNKRYVALGQSEYADAAACGGYLDVTGPKGSVRVVVMDQCPECAAGHIDLSAEAFAEIADPVQGIVPVSYRAVVNPPLSGPLTFRLKEGSSQYWFAVTVGSHGNPLRSVEVRQGSSGAWRPAARQNYNYWLIDSGAGPGPYSIRVTDVYDNRAIATGIRMLPEQVQRSDVRMYGGSAAAPRTARSATPSATPSRSAPPSPSATPTPSPSVSPPGSPTASPSPSATEAGETDAGGAAAGTGESGPAGCRD; the protein is encoded by the coding sequence GTGACCGATCCCAGTGCGCACACCCAGCCTGACCAGCCCACCGGCCCCGGCCGGCGGCGTGCCCGGCGACCGGGACCGGGCCGGTGGCTGCTGGCGGTTCCGGTCGTCGGCGTGGCCACGGTGCTGGGACTGACCCTGCTGCTGCGCGCCGGCACCACGCCCGCCTGCGCCGCCGTGGTTCCCGCCCGGGCCGGCGCGGTGGCTTTGGCGCCGGGCGCGGCACCGGCGGCGGTGGCGCTCGCACCGGGGCTGGCCGCGCCGCCGGTCGGTGGGGCGGTCCGGCAGGGCAAGGCGACGTTCTACGACGTCAAGGGCGGCGGCGGGAACTGCTCCTTCGTCGCCCCGCCGACGAACAAGCGGTACGTCGCCCTCGGCCAGAGCGAGTACGCCGACGCCGCCGCCTGCGGCGGCTACCTGGACGTGACCGGCCCGAAGGGCTCGGTCCGGGTGGTCGTCATGGACCAGTGCCCGGAGTGCGCGGCCGGGCACATCGACCTCTCCGCCGAGGCGTTCGCCGAGATCGCCGACCCGGTCCAGGGCATCGTGCCGGTCAGCTACCGCGCGGTGGTGAACCCGCCGCTGTCCGGCCCGCTGACCTTCCGGCTGAAGGAGGGCTCGTCGCAGTACTGGTTCGCCGTCACCGTCGGCTCGCACGGCAACCCGCTGCGTTCGGTCGAGGTCCGGCAGGGCAGCTCGGGAGCCTGGCGGCCGGCGGCCCGGCAGAACTACAACTACTGGTTGATCGACTCCGGTGCCGGCCCCGGCCCGTACTCGATCCGGGTCACCGACGTCTACGACAACCGGGCGATCGCCACCGGCATCCGGATGCTGCCGGAACAGGTCCAACGCAGCGACGTACGGATGTACGGCGGGTCCGCCGCCGCGCCGCGTACCGCCCGGTCGGCCACCCCGTCGGCCACCCCGTCCCGGTCGGCTCCGCCCAGCCCGTCGGCCACTCCGACCCCCAGCCCGTCGGTCAGCCCCCCGGGCAGCCCGACGGCGTCGCCCAGCCCGTCGGCCACCGAGGCGGGGGAGACCGACGCCGGTGGCGCGGCTGCCGGCACCGGCGAGTCAGGACCGGCCGGCTGCCGGGACTGA
- a CDS encoding class I SAM-dependent methyltransferase, protein MDVTKLRRAVARTRLAPVAAFPKRLARVARHDAKLLRTSARWLVTSREHHNYTYELTRLSRQHLAWFVSVVCDVPVKQVRAWFQEIESDDALRRHIEQATAGAQRRGLADREVRYARRIGWYAIVRATRPALVVETGVDKGLGSCVLAAALLRNAAEGHPGRLASLDINPEAGYLARTAPWSEVVDLVVGDSIASIEALDRPVDLFLHDSDHSRAHEKREFDTVEARMAPGGLLLTDNVTHTNVLADHAERTGRRFLAYRETPARHWYPGDGIGVAW, encoded by the coding sequence GTGGATGTCACGAAGCTCCGCCGGGCCGTCGCCCGGACCCGGCTCGCGCCGGTCGCCGCCTTTCCGAAACGGCTGGCCCGGGTCGCCCGGCACGACGCGAAACTGCTGCGGACCTCGGCACGCTGGCTGGTCACCTCGCGGGAGCACCACAACTACACCTACGAGCTGACCAGGTTGAGCCGCCAGCATCTCGCCTGGTTCGTCAGCGTGGTCTGCGACGTACCGGTCAAGCAGGTCCGCGCCTGGTTCCAGGAGATCGAGTCCGACGACGCGCTGCGGCGGCACATCGAGCAGGCCACCGCGGGCGCGCAGCGGCGCGGGCTGGCCGACCGGGAGGTCCGCTACGCCCGCCGGATCGGCTGGTACGCCATCGTCCGCGCCACCCGCCCCGCGCTGGTCGTCGAGACCGGCGTCGACAAGGGGCTGGGTAGTTGCGTGCTCGCCGCCGCGCTGCTGCGCAACGCCGCCGAGGGCCACCCGGGCCGGCTCGCCTCACTGGACATCAACCCGGAGGCCGGCTACCTGGCCCGTACCGCGCCCTGGTCGGAGGTGGTGGATCTGGTGGTCGGCGACTCCATCGCCTCGATCGAGGCCCTCGACCGTCCGGTCGACCTCTTCCTGCACGACAGCGACCACAGCCGGGCGCACGAGAAGCGGGAGTTCGACACCGTCGAGGCCAGGATGGCCCCGGGTGGCCTGCTGCTCACCGACAACGTCACGCACACCAACGTCCTGGCCGACCACGCCGAACGCACCGGCCGCCGGTTCCTGGCCTACCGGGAGACCCCGGCCCGGCACTGGTACCCGGGCGACGGCATCGGCGTGGCCTGGTGA
- a CDS encoding energy-coupling factor ABC transporter ATP-binding protein: MIGAVQPDVPSLDVRGLRYAYPDGHVALHGVDLTVPRGARVALLGPNGAGKTTLVLHLNGILTATGGTVTVGGLTVGPDRATLAEIRRRVGIVFQDPDDQLFLPTVAEDVAFGPANLGLRGAELAARVDEALAAVGMTGHRDRAPHHLSFGQRRRVAVATVLAMRPEILVLDEPSSNLDPAARRELAAILRDLPVTVLMVTHDLPYAWELCERAVVLDAGRIVADADTAELLADAELLARHRLELPFGFGPLGVTRRP, translated from the coding sequence ATGATCGGGGCCGTGCAGCCCGACGTGCCCTCCCTCGACGTGCGTGGACTCCGGTACGCGTACCCGGACGGGCACGTCGCCCTGCACGGGGTGGACCTGACGGTGCCGCGCGGCGCCCGGGTGGCGCTGCTGGGCCCCAACGGTGCCGGCAAGACGACCCTGGTGCTGCACCTGAACGGCATCCTCACCGCCACCGGCGGCACGGTCACCGTCGGCGGGCTGACCGTCGGACCGGACCGGGCCACCCTCGCCGAGATCCGCCGCCGGGTGGGCATCGTCTTCCAGGACCCCGACGACCAGCTCTTCCTGCCCACCGTGGCCGAGGACGTGGCGTTCGGGCCGGCCAACCTGGGGCTGCGCGGCGCGGAGCTGGCCGCCCGGGTCGACGAGGCGCTGGCCGCGGTGGGCATGACCGGGCACCGGGACCGTGCCCCGCACCACCTGTCGTTCGGGCAGCGCCGCCGGGTGGCGGTGGCCACCGTGCTCGCCATGCGCCCGGAGATCCTCGTCCTCGACGAGCCCTCGTCGAACCTCGACCCGGCCGCCCGCCGGGAGCTGGCGGCGATCCTGCGCGACCTGCCGGTGACCGTCCTGATGGTCACCCACGACCTGCCCTACGCCTGGGAGCTGTGCGAACGCGCCGTGGTCCTGGACGCCGGCCGGATCGTCGCCGACGCCGACACCGCGGAACTGCTCGCCGACGCGGAGCTGCTGGCCCGGCACCGGCTGGAACTGCCCTTCGGCTTCGGCCCGCTGGGCGTCACCCGCCGGCCCTGA
- a CDS encoding trypsin-like serine peptidase produces the protein MLGEPERKTGESEDRLKSNLRWAVTAGLSVAMFVSAAPAANANPATAAGKGNVSSVARTGDGRAITNDRIAKEVADYWTPERMASAVDVTYAKSAAAADAPSRASKPTGPAGAIAPMAPRVAVTDDFRTMLNESLAVGKVFFTTPTGGSASCSASTVASGKRRLVMTAGHCVHQGAGGQWYSNWQFVPRYRTGARPFGTFVAQSLNTRTAWINSSSYAEDMGIAIMYNGGSYGLKVGETVGGHGLRWNWGYSVSVTALGYPSNLGGGESQYYCQSTTWNAGGQQIRMYCNMTYGSSGGPWLQEYNDATGYGYINSVVSHGDNPGNGQFDGPYFDDDIKSLYDFAEGLSPA, from the coding sequence ATGCTGGGCGAGCCCGAAAGGAAAACCGGAGAATCGGAGGACCGATTGAAATCCAATCTGCGCTGGGCGGTCACCGCTGGATTGTCGGTGGCCATGTTCGTCAGTGCCGCGCCGGCTGCCAACGCGAATCCCGCGACCGCCGCCGGAAAGGGAAACGTCTCGTCCGTCGCCCGCACCGGTGACGGTCGCGCGATCACCAACGACCGGATCGCCAAGGAGGTCGCCGACTACTGGACGCCGGAGCGGATGGCGTCGGCCGTCGACGTGACCTACGCGAAGTCCGCGGCGGCCGCCGACGCGCCGAGCCGTGCCTCGAAGCCCACCGGGCCGGCCGGCGCGATCGCGCCGATGGCACCGCGCGTCGCCGTCACCGACGACTTCCGGACCATGCTCAACGAGTCGCTGGCGGTCGGCAAGGTCTTCTTCACCACGCCCACCGGCGGCTCGGCTTCCTGCTCGGCCAGCACGGTGGCCAGCGGCAAGCGGCGACTGGTGATGACCGCCGGGCACTGCGTGCACCAGGGCGCCGGCGGCCAGTGGTACAGCAACTGGCAGTTCGTCCCCCGCTACCGCACCGGCGCGCGACCGTTCGGCACCTTCGTCGCGCAGAGCCTCAACACCCGGACCGCGTGGATCAACAGCAGCAGTTACGCCGAGGACATGGGCATCGCCATCATGTACAACGGCGGCTCCTACGGACTCAAGGTCGGTGAGACGGTCGGTGGTCACGGCCTGCGCTGGAACTGGGGCTACAGCGTCTCGGTGACCGCGCTCGGATACCCGTCCAACCTCGGCGGTGGCGAGAGCCAGTACTACTGCCAGAGCACCACCTGGAATGCCGGCGGTCAGCAGATCCGGATGTACTGCAACATGACGTACGGATCCAGCGGTGGACCCTGGTTGCAGGAATACAACGACGCCACCGGATACGGATACATCAACAGCGTGGTGAGTCACGGCGACAACCCGGGTAACGGGCAATTCGACGGCCCCTATTTCGACGACGACATCAAGAGCCTCTACGACTTCGCCGAGGGTCTTTCCCCGGCGTAG
- a CDS encoding LCP family protein: MVLVLVGGGGALAGGLYYRSVESDIERVDAFTGVPEQERPEVVVKDAMNLMILGSDTRDPEQTSGSRADTIILAHLPKDRSSAQLISIPRDTWVAVPRSADGRHGGRDAKINAAYAWGGLPLMVRTVEKFTGVRMDHVVMVDFAGFKEIVDALDGIEIDIERGFTSTHSLNPDSRRTFRQGRQTLDGAAALDYARERYAFPDGDFARIRHQQQVIKAILDKAVSGGVLTNPARLNAFVKATTNAVAVDRSLSLVDLAMENRHLRGGNLGFYTCPVKGTGQVGNESVVFADTPAARSLFDAVRRDSVPDIVDSGT; the protein is encoded by the coding sequence ATGGTGCTCGTGCTGGTCGGCGGCGGTGGCGCGCTGGCCGGCGGGCTCTACTACCGGTCGGTCGAGTCGGACATCGAGCGGGTCGACGCGTTCACCGGGGTGCCCGAGCAGGAGCGTCCCGAGGTGGTGGTCAAGGACGCGATGAACCTGATGATCCTCGGCAGCGACACCCGGGATCCGGAGCAGACCTCGGGTTCCCGGGCGGACACCATCATCCTGGCCCACCTGCCGAAGGACCGCTCCAGCGCCCAGTTGATCTCGATACCCCGGGACACCTGGGTCGCGGTGCCGAGGTCCGCCGACGGGCGGCACGGCGGTCGGGATGCCAAGATCAATGCCGCGTACGCCTGGGGCGGCCTGCCGCTGATGGTGCGCACCGTGGAGAAGTTCACCGGGGTACGGATGGACCACGTGGTCATGGTCGACTTCGCCGGCTTCAAGGAGATCGTCGACGCGCTGGACGGCATCGAGATCGACATCGAGCGGGGGTTCACCTCGACCCACTCCCTCAATCCGGACAGCCGCCGCACCTTCCGGCAGGGCCGGCAGACCCTCGACGGCGCGGCGGCGCTGGACTACGCGCGGGAGCGGTACGCCTTCCCCGACGGTGACTTCGCCCGCATCCGGCACCAGCAGCAGGTCATCAAGGCCATCCTGGACAAGGCCGTCTCCGGTGGGGTGTTGACCAACCCGGCCAGGTTGAACGCCTTCGTCAAGGCGACCACGAACGCCGTCGCGGTCGACCGGTCGCTGTCCCTGGTGGACCTGGCCATGGAGAACCGGCACCTGCGCGGCGGCAACCTGGGCTTCTACACCTGCCCGGTCAAGGGCACCGGCCAGGTAGGCAACGAGAGCGTCGTCTTCGCCGACACCCCGGCGGCCCGGTCGTTGTTCGACGCGGTACGCCGGGACTCGGTGCCGGACATCGTGGACTCCGGCACATAG
- a CDS encoding beta-xylosidase gives MRTPPPTQAADESITVNFATTTGTPTYRASGWIYGMTENASGPAEHFYREVNFRYLRAGGAQLPGNGWVGGNYDRRWASTLAQARRTAALGGRFILLAHDLWGADGAGISRFPGDDGDWTDYDAFLTRIVDDVRSAGLTVQWDIWNEPNITVFWNRPIAQYLELWRRTHRRLRAELPGQLIVGPSCAFVPSIEHAFWNQYLDFVRSTDTVPDIVSWHSLPGDPVADVAAANATLDPRGIAHPRPYQINEYGAPDEQNPAAGAWYIARLERARADGLRANWAGGADLHDDNANLLIRTSAGRHQPRGEWWVYRYYAGQTGQIVAVTPSGSYDAHATKTTGEARILVGGGHTTGNLTVDLQRLDATSGIVRNNQVRVLTQRIPDHGGGAVQGPVTVSNRVVDLSNGTTSVVLPYANQTDTYTVTLLPPAETGFESVAASTAR, from the coding sequence GTGCGAACCCCGCCCCCCACCCAGGCCGCTGACGAGTCGATCACCGTCAACTTCGCCACCACCACCGGCACGCCTACCTACCGGGCGTCCGGCTGGATCTACGGCATGACCGAGAACGCCAGCGGCCCCGCCGAGCACTTCTACCGGGAGGTCAACTTCCGGTACCTGCGCGCCGGCGGAGCGCAACTGCCCGGCAACGGCTGGGTCGGCGGAAACTACGACCGCCGCTGGGCCTCCACCCTGGCCCAGGCCCGCCGAACCGCCGCCCTGGGCGGTCGGTTCATCCTGCTGGCGCACGACCTGTGGGGCGCCGACGGCGCCGGCATCTCCCGCTTCCCCGGCGACGACGGCGACTGGACCGACTACGACGCCTTCCTGACCCGCATCGTCGACGACGTCCGGTCCGCCGGGCTGACCGTGCAGTGGGACATCTGGAACGAACCCAACATCACCGTCTTCTGGAACCGCCCGATCGCCCAGTACCTCGAACTGTGGCGGCGCACCCACCGACGCCTGCGCGCCGAACTGCCCGGCCAACTCATCGTCGGGCCGAGCTGTGCCTTCGTACCGTCGATTGAGCACGCCTTCTGGAACCAGTACCTGGACTTCGTCCGCTCGACCGACACCGTGCCGGACATCGTCAGCTGGCACTCGCTGCCGGGTGACCCGGTCGCCGACGTCGCCGCCGCCAACGCCACCCTCGACCCGCGCGGCATCGCCCACCCGCGGCCGTACCAGATCAACGAGTACGGCGCGCCCGACGAACAGAACCCGGCCGCCGGGGCCTGGTACATCGCGCGCCTGGAGCGGGCCCGTGCCGACGGGCTGCGGGCGAACTGGGCCGGCGGGGCCGACCTGCACGACGACAACGCCAACCTGCTGATCCGCACCTCCGCCGGCCGGCACCAGCCCCGGGGAGAGTGGTGGGTGTACCGCTACTACGCCGGCCAGACCGGTCAGATCGTCGCGGTGACCCCCAGCGGGTCGTACGACGCCCACGCGACGAAGACCACCGGCGAGGCACGGATCCTGGTCGGCGGTGGGCACACCACCGGGAACCTGACCGTCGACCTGCAACGCCTGGACGCCACCAGCGGCATCGTGCGGAACAACCAGGTACGGGTGCTGACCCAACGCATCCCGGACCACGGCGGCGGCGCGGTGCAGGGGCCGGTCACCGTCTCGAACCGGGTGGTCGACCTGTCGAACGGCACCACCAGCGTGGTCCTGCCGTACGCCAACCAGACCGACACGTACACGGTGACCCTGCTGCCGCCGGCCGAGACCGGGTTCGAGTCGGTGGCGGCGTCGACCGCCCGTTGA